A window of Miscanthus floridulus cultivar M001 chromosome 12, ASM1932011v1, whole genome shotgun sequence genomic DNA:
atatctatttatcaatgtatctatgtttctatctatctacatatatatatataactaaatcaactaacaaAGTCATCACAATATAACTAGTCAATAACatacaccaactaaataggtatattgcatattcatattttttacctttccgggtcgacggacgatgggcgtaggtcaaggcgaaTATCCGGGACTGCGGTGGCACGGCCAacgacagaggtggcgcgcggcggtcgCGGGGTGGCCGGCGCTCCGCGCTGCGAGACCGGCTCGATGGCCGTGggaggcggggcgaggcgagggTGGCAGTGGACGTCGGCAAGGCGGGGTGAGGCCGGCAGTGGagggggcaaggcggggcgaggccgaggccgccggTGGAGACAAAGGCTAGGACgacggtggagggcgtggcggctcGGTGCTGCAGCCAACCAACGACCAACAGCGCGAGGGCACGGCGGTGCGGTGTgggctcgggcgagggagcggaggcagcggcgcggcgcgagcttggccgccggagcagcagcggcTCGGGCAGGCGGAGCTGCAGCGGCTCGGATGGgcccggcgcggcgcgggcgggcgtgggcgggcgcgcggcgcgggcagGCGCGCGCGGCGTGGCCTCAggcgggcgcgcggcgcggcgggcgcgggcagGCGGGTGGCgcggggcgggcgcgggcgggcgcgggcgacgTCGGACGCGGGCGGCGGCCGGACGCGGGCGCCGGACGTGGGCGGGCGCGGGTGtgggcgcggcggtggcggcgggggctGGCTAGGGCAAGGAGATGGGGAAGAAGGCCGGCCGAGGGCCGAGGGTAGATATTtaggccgagctcggcgccagagtgaatggcgccgagctcgaagCCAGAGTGGATGGCGCCAAGCCCCTTACAGGCTGTTTGCCTATGgctaggacctcggcgccagtcaccgtggcgccgagctcggtgccactcactctggcgccgagccaagggcccatttctggaattctttccaccaggggtctatttgagagaaactttcgaaaaaagggcctaatagtaaaaaattcggtcgtatctgcctgttgtgaaaGATATTTTTGtatgagttcaacatactcttcctcccaataGAAGCTTGAACATCGTCCACTCCCATCCCActcaaattaaaacaaaaaattagaactttaatcacaaccatcatgaaaataggtataaactaaccataatcataaaatacgataaaataactcacattgcgatccgaacacttgtagaagatatgactattattgggaccctccttcttcactcggtactccatcacaatcttcgtctcatcacgacacttgccgcatggaatgagagggaggcccggcctaagtcgctttggaaacccatgagaggccgaggacccggaagcagttgccatctactctctatactcattttttaatacactataaatttctcatgttataaacaaataaaattaaaaaactataaaattatctatatctctaaacaatgaagtgtgctatgcttactagaaataaaaagtgaatactaattttaaatacctactttaacctttcttcatccaaatatgcaaactataagttattttgaacccaaattgtttacaaataaaaaaaacaccataaaaagaatatatatatagtgaacaatatgagataagacaatgataaaaaatgagagtatgagattggtaacctttacaactgaagaatcgacggaggaatcgaagaaatcgacggagaaatcgaagaatggatggaggaacaatggagggaggaagcaagaacactagtgcagtgagcttgaaaatgtgctgagct
This region includes:
- the LOC136496127 gene encoding uncharacterized protein, whose product is MAVGGGARRGWQWTSARRGEAGSGGGKAGRGRGRRWRQRLGRRWRAWRLGAAANQRPTARGHGGAVWARARERRQRRGASLAAGAAAARAGGAAAARMGPARRGRAWAGARRGQARAAWPQAGARRGGRGQAGGAGRARAGAGDVGRGRRPDAGAGRGRARVWARRWRRGLARARRWGRRPAEGRG